In a single window of the Notamacropus eugenii isolate mMacEug1 chromosome 4, mMacEug1.pri_v2, whole genome shotgun sequence genome:
- the WIZ gene encoding protein Wiz isoform X6 → MGHPIMASATPSPLPLPPPPPTGAAAVANFDPSTFSLMRCEFCGAGFDTRAGLSSHARAHLRDFGITNWELTISPINILKELLAASAERPMLVAPGPGEPGSPGCEREMLGFGPPSLMTMSECRGRGSPLSPFPQAWGDELGPIYRDVLASEEEEMVAVELASPPLPKKSALPPGHLEQTTSRLGNKMSPEIPHGSKQELPDLKAQNLTTCEVCGACFETRKGLSSHARSHLRQLGVAESESSGAPIDLLYELMKQKGKPDSNPLPPPLAKKSSSPKEAAAASPRPGLLTLSKAVDRAPDPPINKAIKSPPGFSSKGLSHPPGSPLLKKVPPALSGSPPPKNPEDKSPKLPLSPLSGSPKAQWPQPEDEGPLNLTLDSDSGRELDCQLCGAWFETRKGLSSHARAHLRHLGVSDPDAKGSPIDVLHELIKSDGFQTRLPAEREVLAEPGRSGLSVLRPSATALSLLSPPPAKKPKPRASGEASLRGKQDLSASIFWASDVELSPLNLSSGPEPVRDIRCEFCGEFFENRKGLSSHARSHLRQMGVTEWYVNGSPIDTLREILKRRTQPRAGGPPNPTLTGPKGLAKAMGGGPGGSLEARSASELHVSPPPKKLQSSSSPLGHSPTTSPPPTARKMFPGLPPPSLQKKLKPDQMRMEIKREMLAGSLHSEGHPSDGPWSPREDMAPLNLSSRAEPIRDIRCEFCGEFFENRKGLSSHARSHLRQMGVTEWSVNGSPIDTLREILKKKAKPCLIKKEPVAGELSSPLGEDGPKSPGKVLQALSLTPLPGRPGKPGPGSANIPREMSLSPLATKPSAGFLTPMAAKRPLPEDRLLSGEMKPKTYIQTELPFKTKTIHDKSSHTSSEACCELCGLYFENRKALASHARAHLRQFGVTEWCVNGSPIETLSEWIKHRPQKVGAYRSYIQGGRPFTKKFRNSGHGRDGDKRVPLTLAPSGLTLVNKNLGGELGPGEAGRTGDGGARPLASSPLALVKAEEHQRQNINKFERRQARPLDTTSSRGEEASDFQQKLEAVRQPPPRVRPVPSLVPRPPQTSLVKFVGNIYTLKCRFCEVEFQGPLSIQEEWVRHLQRHILEMNFSKAEPRPVEPEAPEAQTVAEAQ, encoded by the exons TTGCCAACTTTGACCCCAGCACATTCAGCTTGATGCGCTGTGAGTTTTGTGGAGCAGGCTTTGACACCCGAGCAGGTCTTTCCAGCCATGCCCGGGCTCACCTTCGAGACTTTGGCATCACCAACTGGGAGCTCACCATTTCACCTATCAACATTCTCAAGGAGCTGCTGGCGGCATCGGCGGAGCGCCCTATGTTGGTAGCCCCAGGCCCAGGGGAGCCCGGGTCCCCAGGCTGTGAGCGGGAGATGCTGGGCTTTGGCCCACCCAGCTTGATGACTATGTCTGAGTGCAGAGGGCGGGGCTCACCACTCTCTCCATTCCCCCAAGCCTGGGGCGATGAGTTGGGGCCAATCTACCGAGATG TTTTGGCCTCTGAGGAAGAAGAGATGGTGGCTGTGGAGCTGGCCTCACCCCCGCTCCCCAAAAAGAGTGCTCTTCCACCTGGGCATCTAGAGCAGACCACCAGCAGGTTGGGTAACAAGATGTCTCCAGAGATCCCCCATGGGAGCAAACAAGAGCTCCCAGATCTTAAGG CTCAGAATCTGACAACATGTGAGGTGTGTGGTGCTTGTTTTGAGACCCGAAAAGGCCTTTCCAGCCATGCGCGCTCCCACCTGCGGCAGCTAGGTGTGGCTGAGTCTGAAAGTAGCGGAGCCCCCATCGACCTGCTGTATGAGCTgatgaaacagaaaggaaaacccGACAGCAACCCCTTGCCCCCACCCCTGGCCAAGAAATCCAGCTCCCCAAAGGAGGCAGCTGCTGCCTCTCCCCGCCCAGGCCTGCTGACCCTCAGCAAGGCAGTTGACAGAGCCCCTGATCCCCCCATCAACAAGGCCATCAAGTCACCCCCTGGCTTCTCATCTAAGGGCCTTTCCCACCCACCAGGCTCCCCTCTCCTCAAGAAGGTGCCGCCTGCCTTGTCGGGGTCCCCCCCACCCAAGAACCCTGAGGACAAGAGCCCCAAGCTGCCCCTGAGCCCCCTGTCAGGCTCCCCGAAGGCGCAGTGGCCCCAGCCAGAGGATGAGGGGCCCCTGAACCTCA CTTTAGATAGTGATTCGGGCAGAGAGCTTGATTGCCAGTTGTGCGGGGCCTGGTTTGAGACCAGAAAGGGCCTGTCCAGTCACGCCAGAGCCCACCTGCGCCACCTGGGGGTGAGCGACCCGGATGCCAAGGGATCCCCCATAGACGTGCTTCACGAGCTCATCAAGAGCGACGGCTTCCAGACCCGCCTCCCAGCAGAGCGGGAGGTGCTGGCAGAGCCCGGGCGGTCTGGCCTTTCAGTCCTCCGGCCCTCGGCCACGGCTCTCTCACTGCTCTCCCCCCCGCCCGCCAAGAAGCCCAAACCGAGGGCGTCGGGTGAGGCCAGCCTTCGGGGGAAGCAGGATCTCTCTGCCAGCATATTCTGGGCCTCAGACGTGGAGCTGTCTCCTCTCAATCTCT CATCAGGCCCAGAGCCAGTCAGGGACATCCGTTGTGAGTTTTGTGGTGAGTTCTTTGAGAATCGCAAAGGCCTGTCAAGCCACGCACGCTCCCACCTGCGGCAGATGGGAGTAACAGAGTGGTATGTCAACGGATCACCCATTGACACTCTGCGAGAAATCCTAAAGCGCCGGACCCAGCCTCGGGCTGGAGGACCTCCCAACCCAACCTTGACAGGCCCAAAAGGACTGGCCAAGGCAATGGGTGGAGGCCCTGGTGGCTCCCTAGAGGCCCGAAGTGCTTCAGAGCTGCATGTATCTCCCCCACCCAAGAAGCTGCAGTCATCTAGTAGTCCTCTGGGCCACTCACCAACCACCTCTCCACCCCCAACTGCTCGGAAGATGTTCCCTGGTctgccacctccctccctccagaagaaactgaagcctgacCAGATGCGGATGGAGATCAAACGGGAGATGTTGGCTGGAAGCCTGCATAGTGAAGGCCACCCATCTGATGGACCCTGGTCACCTCGTGAGGACATGGCACCCCTGAATTTGT CTTCCCGGGCAGAGCCAATCCGGGACATCCGCTGTGAGTTCTGTGGTGAGTTCTTCGAGAACCGCAAGGGCCTGTCAAGCCATGCGCGCTCACACCTGCGGCAGATGGGGGTGACCGAGTGGTCAGTTAATGGTTCACCCATTGACACTCTTCGAGAGATCCTGAAGAAGAAGGCCAAACCGTGTCTTATTAAGAAAGAACCTGTTGCAGGCGAACTGTCCTCACCTCTGGGTGAGGATGGGCCCAAATCCCCTGGGAAGGTGCTTCAGGCCCTGTCTCTGACCCCATTGCCTGGTCGTCCCGGCAAACCTGGGCCTGGCTCTGCCAACATACCCCGAGAGATGAGCCTCTCACCTCTTGCCACCAAACCATCTGCTGGATTCCTCACCCCCATGGCGGCGAAGAGGCCGCTGCCCGAAGACCGACTTCTCTCTGGGGAGATGAAGCCTAAGACCTATATACAGACAGAGCTGCCCTTCAAGACTAAGACCATTCATGACAAAAGCTCACACACTT CCAGCGAGGCCTGTTGTGAGCTGTGTGGCCTCTATTTTGAGAATCGTAAGGCACTGGCCAGCCACGCTCGGGCTCACCTGCGACAGTTTGGAGTGACAGAGTGGTGTGTGAATGGCTCTCCAATCGAGACCCTAAGTGAGTGGATCAAGCACAGACCCCAAAAGGTGGGGGCCTACCGCAGCTACATCCAGGGCGGCCGGCCCTTCACCAAGAAATTCCGTAACTCAGGCCATGGGCGAGATGGGGACAAGCGAGTGCCTCTCACCTTGGCTCCCAGCGGCCTCACCCTGGTGAACAAGAACCTGGGGGGTGAACTGGGACCTGGGGAAGCTGGCCGGACTGGAGATGGCGGGGCACGACCCCTGGCATCCTCACCTCTGGCTTTGGTGAAGGCAGAAGAGCACCAGCGTCAGAATATCAATA AGTTTGAGCGCAGACAAGCCCGACCTCTGGATACAACCTCGTCTCGGGGTGAGGAAGCCAGTGACTTTCAGCAGAAGCTTGAAGCAGTGCGACAGCCACCTCCCAGAGTAAGGCCTGTCCCCTCACTGGTCCCCCGCCCTCCTCAGACATCTTTGGTGAAGTTTGTGGGCAACATCTATACTCTGAAGTGCAG GTTCTGCGAAGTGGAGTTCCAGGGTCCCCTCTCCATCCAGGAGGAGTGGGTACGGCATCTCCAGAGGCACATCTTGGAAATGAACTTCTCCAAAGCAGAGCCCCGGCCAGTGGAGCCTGAGGCCCCCGAGGCACAGACAGTGGCAGAGGCTCAGTAA
- the WIZ gene encoding protein Wiz isoform X10 has protein sequence MAASTAQCRVTKADGRAAAAAGPRGGARERAPAGGPPPSLSPSPSPSPPPTPPPPLLPPPLPPLPPPPPPPPRDGPEPGPGAGAGAGPGPGPGAAPVLASEEEEMVAVELASPPLPKKSALPPGHLEQTTSRLGNKMSPEIPHGSKQELPDLKAQNLTTCEVCGACFETRKGLSSHARSHLRQLGVAESESSGAPIDLLYELMKQKGKPDSNPLPPPLAKKSSSPKEAAAASPRPGLLTLSKAVDRAPDPPINKAIKSPPGFSSKGLSHPPGSPLLKKVPPALSGSPPPKNPEDKSPKLPLSPLSGSPKAQWPQPEDEGPLNLTSGPEPVRDIRCEFCGEFFENRKGLSSHARSHLRQMGVTEWYVNGSPIDTLREILKRRTQPRAGGPPNPTLTGPKGLAKAMGGGPGGSLEARSASELHVSPPPKKLQSSSSPLGHSPTTSPPPTARKMFPGLPPPSLQKKLKPDQMRMEIKREMLAGSLHSEGHPSDGPWSPREDMAPLNLSSRAEPIRDIRCEFCGEFFENRKGLSSHARSHLRQMGVTEWSVNGSPIDTLREILKKKAKPCLIKKEPVAGELSSPLGEDGPKSPGKVLQALSLTPLPGRPGKPGPGSANIPREMSLSPLATKPSAGFLTPMAAKRPLPEDRLLSGEMKPKTYIQTELPFKTKTIHDKSSHTSSEACCELCGLYFENRKALASHARAHLRQFGVTEWCVNGSPIETLSEWIKHRPQKVGAYRSYIQGGRPFTKKFRNSGHGRDGDKRVPLTLAPSGLTLVNKNLGGELGPGEAGRTGDGGARPLASSPLALVKAEEHQRQNINKFERRQARPLDTTSSRGEEASDFQQKLEAVRQPPPRVRPVPSLVPRPPQTSLVKFVGNIYTLKCRFCEVEFQGPLSIQEEWVRHLQRHILEMNFSKAEPRPVEPEAPEAQTVAEAQ, from the exons ATGGCCGCCTCCACCGCCCAGTGCCGAGTGACAAAAGCGGACGGgagggcggcggcggcggcggggccgCGCGGGGGGGCCCGGGAGCGCGCGCCCGCGGGGGGGCCGCCCCCGTCCCTCTCCCCGTCCCCCTCCCCGTCCCCCCCGCCtacgccgccgccgccgctgctcccgccgccgctgccgccactgccgccgccgccgccgccgccgccgaggGACGGGCCCGAGCCGGGGCCGGGAGCTGGAGCAGGAGCAGGCCCGGGCCCGGGCCCGGGGGCCGCACCGG TTTTGGCCTCTGAGGAAGAAGAGATGGTGGCTGTGGAGCTGGCCTCACCCCCGCTCCCCAAAAAGAGTGCTCTTCCACCTGGGCATCTAGAGCAGACCACCAGCAGGTTGGGTAACAAGATGTCTCCAGAGATCCCCCATGGGAGCAAACAAGAGCTCCCAGATCTTAAGG CTCAGAATCTGACAACATGTGAGGTGTGTGGTGCTTGTTTTGAGACCCGAAAAGGCCTTTCCAGCCATGCGCGCTCCCACCTGCGGCAGCTAGGTGTGGCTGAGTCTGAAAGTAGCGGAGCCCCCATCGACCTGCTGTATGAGCTgatgaaacagaaaggaaaacccGACAGCAACCCCTTGCCCCCACCCCTGGCCAAGAAATCCAGCTCCCCAAAGGAGGCAGCTGCTGCCTCTCCCCGCCCAGGCCTGCTGACCCTCAGCAAGGCAGTTGACAGAGCCCCTGATCCCCCCATCAACAAGGCCATCAAGTCACCCCCTGGCTTCTCATCTAAGGGCCTTTCCCACCCACCAGGCTCCCCTCTCCTCAAGAAGGTGCCGCCTGCCTTGTCGGGGTCCCCCCCACCCAAGAACCCTGAGGACAAGAGCCCCAAGCTGCCCCTGAGCCCCCTGTCAGGCTCCCCGAAGGCGCAGTGGCCCCAGCCAGAGGATGAGGGGCCCCTGAACCTCA CATCAGGCCCAGAGCCAGTCAGGGACATCCGTTGTGAGTTTTGTGGTGAGTTCTTTGAGAATCGCAAAGGCCTGTCAAGCCACGCACGCTCCCACCTGCGGCAGATGGGAGTAACAGAGTGGTATGTCAACGGATCACCCATTGACACTCTGCGAGAAATCCTAAAGCGCCGGACCCAGCCTCGGGCTGGAGGACCTCCCAACCCAACCTTGACAGGCCCAAAAGGACTGGCCAAGGCAATGGGTGGAGGCCCTGGTGGCTCCCTAGAGGCCCGAAGTGCTTCAGAGCTGCATGTATCTCCCCCACCCAAGAAGCTGCAGTCATCTAGTAGTCCTCTGGGCCACTCACCAACCACCTCTCCACCCCCAACTGCTCGGAAGATGTTCCCTGGTctgccacctccctccctccagaagaaactgaagcctgacCAGATGCGGATGGAGATCAAACGGGAGATGTTGGCTGGAAGCCTGCATAGTGAAGGCCACCCATCTGATGGACCCTGGTCACCTCGTGAGGACATGGCACCCCTGAATTTGT CTTCCCGGGCAGAGCCAATCCGGGACATCCGCTGTGAGTTCTGTGGTGAGTTCTTCGAGAACCGCAAGGGCCTGTCAAGCCATGCGCGCTCACACCTGCGGCAGATGGGGGTGACCGAGTGGTCAGTTAATGGTTCACCCATTGACACTCTTCGAGAGATCCTGAAGAAGAAGGCCAAACCGTGTCTTATTAAGAAAGAACCTGTTGCAGGCGAACTGTCCTCACCTCTGGGTGAGGATGGGCCCAAATCCCCTGGGAAGGTGCTTCAGGCCCTGTCTCTGACCCCATTGCCTGGTCGTCCCGGCAAACCTGGGCCTGGCTCTGCCAACATACCCCGAGAGATGAGCCTCTCACCTCTTGCCACCAAACCATCTGCTGGATTCCTCACCCCCATGGCGGCGAAGAGGCCGCTGCCCGAAGACCGACTTCTCTCTGGGGAGATGAAGCCTAAGACCTATATACAGACAGAGCTGCCCTTCAAGACTAAGACCATTCATGACAAAAGCTCACACACTT CCAGCGAGGCCTGTTGTGAGCTGTGTGGCCTCTATTTTGAGAATCGTAAGGCACTGGCCAGCCACGCTCGGGCTCACCTGCGACAGTTTGGAGTGACAGAGTGGTGTGTGAATGGCTCTCCAATCGAGACCCTAAGTGAGTGGATCAAGCACAGACCCCAAAAGGTGGGGGCCTACCGCAGCTACATCCAGGGCGGCCGGCCCTTCACCAAGAAATTCCGTAACTCAGGCCATGGGCGAGATGGGGACAAGCGAGTGCCTCTCACCTTGGCTCCCAGCGGCCTCACCCTGGTGAACAAGAACCTGGGGGGTGAACTGGGACCTGGGGAAGCTGGCCGGACTGGAGATGGCGGGGCACGACCCCTGGCATCCTCACCTCTGGCTTTGGTGAAGGCAGAAGAGCACCAGCGTCAGAATATCAATA AGTTTGAGCGCAGACAAGCCCGACCTCTGGATACAACCTCGTCTCGGGGTGAGGAAGCCAGTGACTTTCAGCAGAAGCTTGAAGCAGTGCGACAGCCACCTCCCAGAGTAAGGCCTGTCCCCTCACTGGTCCCCCGCCCTCCTCAGACATCTTTGGTGAAGTTTGTGGGCAACATCTATACTCTGAAGTGCAG GTTCTGCGAAGTGGAGTTCCAGGGTCCCCTCTCCATCCAGGAGGAGTGGGTACGGCATCTCCAGAGGCACATCTTGGAAATGAACTTCTCCAAAGCAGAGCCCCGGCCAGTGGAGCCTGAGGCCCCCGAGGCACAGACAGTGGCAGAGGCTCAGTAA